The DNA region aattttttatcccaccttttcccccatcaactacaacgcattgtcactttgctccCCATAAACTATAAtgtattgtcactttgaccCCATAAactgacatttaaaattaaggataaatttaaaattttataaaaaagtcagagaTATAAACGTTattatctcacttttaacatttaaaatatgacggaaggattcaaattgactgcaattgaaagttcagcagtctaaattgagaggtttcaaagttcgTGGAGTGtatgtcaaatcgcgtgatagTTGAGgaatttaaagtgaaattatcccaaaaactaataataatttgcCCAGTTTATcaaatgatcatataatttggTGTGTAAAGTAGATTTCATTATAAATAAATCCATTCTTTGCAATCTTGAGGATTTGACTTAACTCATGAGACCCTTTCAAGAAGTACTCTTACTTATTTggcaacacttttttttaaaagaaaaatattaacaaataaattaaaatataaaacacttaaaaaggaACATTTACGTCACAtcaaaattccttttttttaaaaaaaaaaaaaaaaaaaaaatcaccttttgTGCTAACAAGGGCAGCTCCATGCCTCCACTTCTATATGGTGTGCAATGGCCGATGTTTAATGTTTCTTTCAATAACCAAAGATGTTCTTCGACATGACAAAAAGAAATGTTAAAAAATCGTAGTGGATGGAAAAGGGGTGGTTCTTGAGGACCATCACATTATGATAATGCCCGTTTGGCCTCTAGTGCTAAAGTGGGTGTGTTCTTTTTGTACCATTTCTCATGAATCTTCCCAAAAGATCAACAAACAAGCTACAAAAGCAAAGTTGTCGTTTACAGAGTTGTCACTCAAAGGCTCAAAGCACTAGTGGCATATGCTCAATGAGGTAAATAAAGTGGGCCTTATCTTTATGCCCAAAATTTGGAATTTCAACATTTACAAAGATCCAAGGCTGCCGGTTACAATCATCATGGTATTGTGTTTCAAGTAAACCATGACTGAGACTGCATCATAGGGGAAAATGGTGATATCATGATTGGTGGAGACAAAGGTGTCTAGAACTTTCTTCCATCTTTGAAGAATTAATTCGGCGTGCATGGTCATACcaattcacaaatttaattagTGTAACTCATGTTATAAGAAAAAGAGGAATGCTACCACCACACAAACATTTATAAAATGAGGCTTATAAAATGATGCGACAAGCGTCATGTTAGCTTtaagaaagcaaaaaagaaaaattcacgTTGTTTTGTTTACACACTGAGAAAAGGTTTATTCTCTAGTTTTTCTTCGTCTACTGTAATGCGAGATGTAAACCAGTTTTTATCATACCCattgtactttaaaaaataaaaaataaaaaattgtaccTTGTCATTCCGACATCATATGGAAACAATCTTGATGGGGCATTGGAAAGCTTCTTTAAATGgctataattttgtaatttcaacATTTACCCGATGAAAgttgtttttctatattttgtttgccacatagtatttttatttcattttttaaattgtttttgtagggtttcaaatTTGGGCTTTATATAAGCCTAATACGATGGCCTTAGCGGTCCCACAATAATGTATTTTCGatcattttaataataaaaaatacttataggttcaattttcttccattttgcctcaaatttttaattgattattggTTTTGAAAAGAGTTATAAAACCAAAAGAGTTATAGGtcttgtatttattttcttattttctttaagaTCCACTACGACACGCTGCATCAAAACAcgagtgagagagagatagagaaggGTGTGAAGTGGGTAGCGTCATGCTGGGTTCAAAATTGGGTGGGGCGTCAATGGCAGCATTGCGCTCCGCTGCGTATACCAACTTGAAAAAAGTAACCCCAGAGAATTTAACATCCATTGTCCCTCTCCTTTTTTGATCGCATAGTATTAGAGGATGGAGCTAAGAAAATGCAGATGAGCATCAAAATCAATAAACTCAAAAACTgaaaatcaaaactcaaaaaccaACCCTATACATCATCCGGCCATACCCGAAAAATCAACTCCAATTTCATCCCCATATGGCTGAACAGCAACCCCAACCCAAACAAAGTACAAAGCCACCTCTCATTTGGTCAATCAtacaaagaaaacccaaaaatcatCCTCCCCCAATTTCAGACAATCCTTCATTCAAAAGAACCAAATTCTTCCAAGAAACAAAACCACAACAAAATTTTCCACAAATCTATCAAGAAAAAACCCACAACCAAAAATCAACTTCGATCTCCCACAATCATTCCCCTCAGTAATCGCCCCCCATAATCCAAAACCATACACCAAAATTTAGTCCAAACATTAAACAACACAAAATGAAGATTCAAAACATACGTTGGAGAGGGAAAAATGTTATAGCTGCCAGAATTTTAGAATGGCGCCTGCAGAACAAGCACCACAACAGCATACATCCAATAGCAATAAACAGGCTGGTGCAGCCCACAAAAAAATAGGATTCTGAATACCAAGTAGTTGTTGCTGCCCTGCATCACAGGCGCTAGCCAAGCATATATTTTTAAGATCACCAAGAATCTGTTATAGTGCTATCATTTAATATATCTGAAATTGCATTAAAAATTTCCAGttcataaaatgaaaacaaagataCAATGCTCACAAAAATAACACAACGAAATGACCAACAAACCAGAAGAGAACCGCAATATTATGAAATTATGATCTTTTACTTACTTTTAGTACATCatataaaacaaacacaaaacttCAAGCTCGTGGAAAAATATACAAAGAAGGGCAAATCCCTCCTACTGCATCTAGTAATGTGGAAATTAATCTTTGTTACAAAAGTCCCAACAAACCAGTCAGTAGACAGTATTAGGGTAATTACAGCATCTTCAAAAGGGTTTGCAGTTTGTTCCAAGTATTTTATCCTATCCATAGTTCTACCACCATTTATAAAAACCTGTAGAAAGTTCAAGAAGATAAGCATACATATATACGTTTATAATATAACTGcaccaacaaaagagaaaaacattCAAATTTGAACAAGAATAAAAGTTTGAACAGTACCTCAGGTATCCTTGCCAGCCCAGCCCACACTTATGAGTTTCCACAAACATCCGGTTAAAGTATCCTAATTTGGCACCCAACAAGAGCAAGCACAGACAATACGGCCCTTCCATCCCTGAAGCATCCAGTGGTTGTCTTCATCAAGTACAAAATCCTTGTGGTACCATTCCTTCATCTTAGACCTGTACAAGGTCAACACCTCTTGGTCCAATGGGAGCTCCTTGAAACCAGCCCTTATAGTCCGGACCTGCCACTGCTTGTAAATCTCGGGCCTCTCAACCCTTTGTAAGCCCTCACATGCTACAACATTCATAGCCTCCCTCCCAAggatctctctctcaaacatcaACCTTAGTTGGTTCTCACGGGGTAAAGTAACATCAAGTATGTCATACAATGTAGAGAAGTGGTAGAGTGCTTCTCGGAACCGTGTGACGAAGAAGGGGGCATTGTAGGCTCCATTAACAATAGAATGGACAAAAATATCAGGATTTATCCTCCTGATTAAATTCAAAACTGCATCCCGTGGATTAGTCTCTTCAACTGTCTCATCAAGTAGGTTCTTAAACCGGTACATACAATTCACAGCAATCATCTCATTCCTATCAATCTTGAGCTCCTCAATTTGGATAGTCTCCCAGTTTTGTGATGCTAGAGCATGGTACTCAAATGGAACGTTAAACCGCTCACAATACTTAGCCAGGCGACGACCGGTCTCCTCAATACTCTCTGTTGGACGGAATCCAGGTTGCGGAAGCTCTATCCCTGTAATACGTAGCTTGGGAGGTCCTCCAGCTTTTTTTGAGAGCTTATGGATTAGAATTGGCCAATGGAAACCATATTCGATACCGAAATCTATAATATGAAGACTTGTAGCTTTCTCCGCTACTTTATGAATCATTTTGGAAGCAAAGAATAGCGAAGTCCTCCTAAAAGGGGAGACTGAAAGAAGAACTTTGTAAGCTTTCAATATTTCAGAAACTGAGATCCTTTTGGAAATTGAGgaactataaaaaatttgagttccaATGCCAGTGCCAGCCAAGCGTGCCTCAAGGCCATTAGCAAAGAAATGGGCCAACCTATGAGACCCATCACCATAAGGGGAAGAGTGCTGCCTAATTTGCTTCAATAACTCATTTGCAGTTCTAATGTCACCTGCTGAGACAGCTTGCGCACATTGAATCAAAAGAGTCCTCAAATCAACCGTTTCCTTCTTTTTGCCTTGTTTCTTAGCACGGCTCTTCCCACCACTAACTCCTTGTAGCTGCGCATTTGGCTGTGAGGCCTTGCTTGCCTCATTCTGCACGGGTTCATTGTTATTGTTATCGTGTAGCAGAGAAATAGCTTCGGTGGAAAGCAACAACTTATCAAACATTTCTGTCAATTCACTCTCTTCCACATAAACCGCAGACTTCTTATTACTCTTCCCTTCTTCTACCTCTACATCTTCCCTTTCATGATTCTTCCTTACCCTCGACCCATCCAGtgaattctctctctcacccttcGCTCCCTTCAGTTCCACCTTTTGATCCTCTCCCTTCAACTCTGCTGATACCATGCTAGTCCCCAAATCAACCACCAAGTGATTACCCCTAGGAAGAAACTTACTAGCTTCTTCTACCCCTCTCCTAAATTGCAACACAGATTCACTATCAGTAAAAATGTTATGATCCAAAAGCTCCATGCCATCACCGATATTAGTCACGCTGTTCGACTGATTGGCTAAAAACTGTGATCCATTAGTGGGCTGCAAATTGGACCGGAAAACATTGTCACCAGGAACAACAACTTGCGAAAAAGACGACTTGTACTCCCCAACATCACTGACCCACTGTGGATCAGTACTATTGCTAGTGCTAGAACCACTATTAGTACCATAATCACCACCAGTGCTTGCAGAAAAAACATCATCCGGCCTTCCCAAGTTGAGATTGATATAAGTTGGTTCTTCCTGGTGTATATTGGGGGAAGGAGGGTATTTCTGACCGAGAGCATCATAGAAGGATTTCTCGGTGACTTTAAGACCCAAAGGGTCGTAAAACAGGCAGGGCTTGTCCTCTATGTTATCTTCCGTAAGTATCTGGCCTATGTACTTGAGAACCGTTTCCGAGAACTCAGTGTCGTCCGAGGTCGAGTCAACCCCCGGACTCTTACCCACAGACAGTGTGCTCATGCTATAGCCAGCAGACGTAGCATATGGCTCTGCTGCTGGGGCCACAATCATCGGCGGTGCGAAATCAGTGTAGCCCATGTCAGGTGGAAGCGATGAACTTTCAAGGAAGCTAAAATCAGGGGAGGGCAAATTGAATGTGTACTCATTTAAAAGATCTGGGTATTCATTGGAATTGGGTGAAAAGGAATGGTCATCAGCTACCAAGACATTGTTTATGGAATCAGGCAACCCAGAAAACTTAGGATCCATAACTATTTATAGTATCAAACTAATATGCCGAATCCCAGAACAAATAAACACTGAACTACCAAAATTATATCAAAGACTAGGATATATCTATAACATAGATGTGAACAAGCTAAAGGCAAAAGAAAAGGTTTAAAGTTGAAGAACCTCAGACATCCATCGGTTTCTCCGCGAGAAGCAAACACGTTTATCTGAGAAATAGCAGAGAATTCTCAGACGCGGAACAGCAAGATGGAGCCGAAGAAATTGATGAGATTACAGAGAGCGGCGTTCGGGAAGTTTCGAAGACGCTGGGCATGAAGAGTTACAAAGGAGTCAAACTCCAATCCTGAGAGGCATTGATACAATTTCAATGTTTTGACTCGTCAACTGACACAACTGCTCAGAGGCATTGATACAATTTCAATGTTTTGACTCGTGAACTGACACAACTGCTCACCTTCTAAAATTAGAAGGTGAGCAGTTGTGTCAGTTCACGAGTCAAAACATTGAAATTGTATCAATGCCTCTCACTCTCTCAGCCTCTAATCATTGTTTGCTGCCTTGCAGCTCAAGACGAAtaatattcaaaagaaaaaattactataaaatatatatatttttatacaaaatatatatatatattttttttcttacattaattaaatttgttacaATTTTCGACCACTTCATTTCTCAAGTCCAATGCCactcatttttcctttcttcttttaattaataaaaagtcTTAAGTTCTTTTCTTCACATTAACAGATAGTTGattgaatttctaattttaaaatgtgtaattttaaatatagtgatttgaaaaatgtaattttttaaaatggaatTAAGAGTTTAATAAAATCATAGtttgactattaaaattatgtgttttttacctatgatttgaaaacaaatatttttctatgttttcaaatctcactttttttaaaaaatgcactacCAAATGATAGATTTTctataatttggtttaaaatcactttctttttttgcttgtGAGTTCGTAGTGCCAAATAcattctaacatttctcttttcttttcttttcttttctttttttttaaaaaaaaaaaaacaaaaaaaacaaaaatattaacaaacaactcaaaataattaaaaagaccaaacacaaataaagacaaaaagaatgcCTCTCGAGAATGAGTagcatttcccaaaaaaaaaaaaaaaacattaacaaaacaagCTACACTCATGGACTTAGTATCccatgaaaagaaagaaatacaaCTTATAATTAAAAAGTGAATGGTCAGTTTCTCTGATGGTTCAAGACTACTGGTAAAACTTTATGAATTTTAATGCAGATGCCAACCTTGTTGCAATTAGGTATGagctcttttatctttttgttatttttatctcttcacCTCTGCAGATTATCACCATAAATAGTTAGAAATAATCTCcgactcataattttttttggtaattatcttttttccccatcaactataacgcattgtcactttgctcctataaactgacaaccctactacCCGACCCTattaaactactattttgtgcccaaaaccccattTTCATCAGTCAAAAGTGTTAACTAGACGATCAACCCATCACGTGTGCCTCACAagccatcttgaaattttttatcccacatttttcccccatcaactacaacacattgtcactttgcccccatcaactacaatgtattgtcactttgcccacataaattgacatttgaaattaagggtaaatttgaaattttataaaaaagtcagagaTATAAACtttattgtctcacttttaacgtttaaaatatgacggaatgattcaaattgactgcaattgaaagttcaggggtctaaattgagaggtttcaaagttcgTGAGGTGCATGTCAAATCGCATGATAAtttaagggtctaaaataaaattaccccaaaaactaataataatttgacCAGTTCATcaaatgatcatataatttggTGTGTAAAGTAGATTTCATTATAAATAAATCCATTCTTTGCAATCTTGAGGATTTGACTTAACTCATGAGACCCTTCAAGAATTACTGTTATTTGGTAACaccttttaaaacaaaaatattaacaaataaattaaaatataaaacacttaaaaaaaaaaaaaaacatttacattTACGTCACatcaaaattctttttctttaaaaaaaaaaaaattcacctttTGTGTTAACAAGGGCAGCTCCATGCTTCCACTTCTATATGGTTTGTAATGGCCGATGTTTAATGTTTCTTTCAATAACCAAAGATGTTCTtagaaatgacaaaaagaaatGTTGAAAAATGGTCGTGGATGGAAAAGGGGTGGTTCATGAGGACCATGACATTATGATAATGCCAGTTTGGCCTCTCGTGCTAAAGTGGGTGTGTTCTTTTTATACCATTTCTAATGAATCTTCCCAAAAGATCAACAAACAAGCTACAGAAGCAAAGTTGTCGTTTATAGAGTTGTCACTCAAAGGCTCAAAGCACTAGTGGCATATGCTCAATGAGGTAAATAAAGGGGGCCTTATCTTTAGGCCCAAAATTTGGAATTTCAACATTTACGAAGATCCAAGGCTGCCGGTATTTTGAACAATGTTCATCGTACTTACATTCATCATGGTATTGTGTTTCAAGTAAACCATGACTGAGACTGGATCATAGGGGAAAATGGTGATGTCATGATTGGTGGAGACAAAGGTGGCTAGAACTTTCTTCCATCTTTGAAGAATTCAGCATGCATGGTCATACCAGTTCACCAACTTAATTAGTGTAACTCATGttataagaaaaatagaaatgcTACAACCAtgcaaaaatttataaaatgaggcTCATAAACTAATATGACAAGTGTcatgactttaaaaaaaaaaaaaaattgtaccttGTCATTCCAACATCAAATGAAAACAATCTTGGTGGGGCATTGGAAAACTTATTTAAAGGgctataattttgtaatttcagcATTTACTAGGTGAAAgttgtttttctatattttgtttgccacatagtatttttatttcattttttaaattatttttgtaggGTTTTAAATTTAGGCTTTATATAAAGCTAATAAGATGGCCTTAGTGGTCACACACAATAATGTACTTTCGATcattttaacaacaaaaaatacttATAGGTTGAATTTTCTTCCATTTTGCCtctaatttttaattgattattggTTTTGGAAAGAGTTATACGTCTTGTGTTTAATTTCTTTACGATCGATTCACTATGACACGCTGCATCAAAACacgagtgagagagagagagagagatagagaagcGTGTAAAGTGGGTAGTGTCCAAACAATGAAAACCGTCCACCTTTGTGTGGTGGATGAGCATCAAAATCAATAACCCCGAACCTgaaaatcaaaactcaaaaaccaACCGTATACATCATCCGGCCATACCCGAAAAAATCAACTCCAATTTCATCCCTATTCGGCTGAACAGAAACCGCAACCTAAACAAAGTACAAAGCGCCACCTCTCATTTGGTCAATCATACAAAGAAAACCCAGAAATCATTTTCCCAATTTCAGACAATCCTTCATTCAAAAGACCCAAATTCTTCCAAGAACTGAAACCACCACAAAATTTTCCCCAAACTGGTCAAGATAACACCCACAGCCAAAAATCAACTTCAATCTCCCACAATCATTCCCCTCAGTAATTGGCCCCCATAATCCAAACCATACACCAAAATTTAGTTCCAACATTAAACAACTAAAAATGAAGAATCAAAACTCATGTTGGGGAGGGGAATATGTTAGAGCTGCGAGAATTTTTGAATGGCGCCAGAGGGACAAGCATCACACACACCAGCATGCATCCAATAACAATAAACAGGCTGGTGCAGCCCACAAAGAAATAGGATTCTGAATACCAAGTAGTTGTTGCTCCCATTATCACAGGCACTAGCCAAGCATATATTTTTAAGATCACTAAGTAAGAATCTATTACAGTGCTATCATTTAATATATCTGAAATTGCATTAGCAATATCCaattcataaaatcaaaacaaagatcCCATGTTCTCAAAAATGACACAGAAAAATGACCAACAAGCCAGAAGAGAACCGCAATATCATGCAATTATGAACTTTTACCTACTTTGAGTACACCtgataaaacaaacacacaacTTCAAGCTCGTGGAAAATATACAAAGAAGAAGGGCAAATCCCTCCCATTACATCCAGCAATATGGAAATTCATCTAAATATCAAACAGATTTTACTACAAAAGTCCCAACAAGCAAGTCAGTAGACAGTTTTAGGGTCATTACAGCACCTTCAAAAACCATTTATAAAAACGCCTGTAGAAAGTTCAAGATGATGGCATACATAGATACGTTTATAGTATACCTGCAtgtacaaaagagaaaaaaaacattgaaaattgAACAAGAACAATAGTTTGTGCAGTACCTAAGGTATCCTTGCCGGCCCTGCCCACAATTATGAGTTTCCACAAATATCCTAATTTGGCACCCAACAAGAGGAAGCATAGACAATTCGGCCCTTCCATCCCTGAAGCATCCAGTGGTTGTCTTCATCAAGTACAAAATCTTTGTGGTAGCATTTCATCATCTTAGACTTGAACAAGGTCATCACCTCTCGGTCCAATGGGAGCTGCCTGAAGCCAGCCCTTATAGTCCGGACCTGCCACTGCTTGTAAGTCTCGGGCCTCTCAACCCTTTGTAAGCCCTCACATGCTAAAACATTCATAGCCTCCCTCCCAAGGACCTCTCTCTCAAACATCAACCTCTCTTGGTTCTCACGGACACGGGGTAAAGTAACATCAAATATGTCATACAATGCAGAGAAGTGGTAGAGTGCTTCTCGGAACCGTGTGACAAAGAAGGGGGAACCGTAGGATCCATTAATAATAGAATGAACAAATATATTGGGATTTATCCTCCTGATTAAATTCAAAATGGCATCCCGTGGACTGGTCTCTTCAACTGTCTCTTCAACTGTCTCATCAAGTACGTTCTTAAACCGGTACCAACAGTTCACAACAAGCACCTCATTCCTATCAATCTTGAGGTCCTCAATTTGGATAGTCTCCCAGTTCTGTGATGCTAGAGCATGGTACTCAAAAGGAACATCAAACCGCTCACAATACTTAGCCAAGCGACGACCAGTCTCCTCAATACTCTCAGTCGGACGGAATCCGGGTTGTGGAATTTCTATCCCTGTAATACGTAGCTTGGGAGGTCCTCCAACTCTTTTTGAAAGCATATGGATCAGAAGTGGCCAATGGAAACCATATTCGACACCAAAGTCTATAATATGAAGACGTGTTGCTTTCTCTGCTACTTTATTAATCATTTTGTTAGCAAAGAATAGTGAGATCCTCTTGAAAGGGATGGCTGAAAGAGAAACATTGTAAGCTTTCAACATTTCAAAAGCTGAGATCCTTTTGGAAATTAAGgaactataaaaaatttgagttccaGTGCCAGTGCCAGCCAAGCGTGCCTCGAGGCCATTAGCAAAGAAATGGGCCAACCTCTGAGACCCATCACCATAAGGAGAACAGTGCTGTCTAATCTGCTTCAGTAACTCATTTGCAGTTCTAATGTCACATGTTGATACAGCTTGCGCACATTGAATCAAAAGAGTACTCAAATCAACCGTTTCCTTCTTTTTGTCCTGTTTCTTAGCACGGCTCTTCCCACCACTAACTCCTTGCGGCTGCGCATTTGGCTGTGAGGCCTTGCTTGCTTCATTCTGCACAGTTTCATTGTTATTGTTATCGTGTGGCAGAAAAATAGCT from Corylus avellana chromosome ca10, CavTom2PMs-1.0 includes:
- the LOC132163224 gene encoding scarecrow-like protein 33; amino-acid sequence: MDPKFSGLPDSINNVLVADDHSFSPNSNEYPDLLNEYTFNLPSPDFSFLESSSLPPDMGYTDFAPPMIVAPAAEPYATSAGYSMSTLSVGKSPGVDSTSDDTEFSETVLKYIGQILTEDNIEDKPCLFYDPLGLKVTEKSFYDALGQKYPPSPNIHQEEPTYINLNLGRPDDVFSASTGGDYGTNSGSSTSNSTDPQWVSDVGEYKSSFSQVVVPGDNVFRSNLQPTNGSQFLANQSNSVTNIGDGMELLDHNIFTDSESVLQFRRGVEEASKFLPRGNHLVVDLGTSMVSAELKGEDQKVELKGAKGERENSLDGSRVRKNHEREDVEVEEGKSNKKSAVYVEESELTEMFDKLLLSTEAISLLHDNNNNEPVQNEASKASQPNAQLQGVSGGKSRAKKQGKKKETVDLRTLLIQCAQAVSAGDIRTANELLKQIRQHSSPYGDGSHRLAHFFANGLEARLAGTGIGTQIFYSSSISKRISVSEILKAYKVLLSVSPFRRTSLFFASKMIHKVAEKATSLHIIDFGIEYGFHWPILIHKLSKKAGGPPKLRITGIELPQPGFRPTESIEETGRRLAKYCERFNVPFEYHALASQNWETIQIEELKIDRNEMIAVNCMYRFKNLLDETVEETNPRDAVLNLIRRINPDIFVHSIVNGAYNAPFFVTRFREALYHFSTLYDILDVTLPRENQLRLMFEREILGREAMNVVACEGLQRVERPEIYKQWQVRTIRAGFKELPLDQEVLTLYRSKMKEWYHKDFVLDEDNHWMLQGWKGRIVCACSCWVPN
- the LOC132164465 gene encoding scarecrow-like protein 34, which translates into the protein MDPNFSGLPDSINIVLVADDHAFSPNSKQYPDLLNEYTFNLPSPDFSFLESSCSSLPPDMGYTDFAPPITVAPAAEPYATSAGYDMSTPSVGTSPGVDLSSDDTEFSETVLKYIGQILMEENIEDKPSLFYDPLGLQVTEKSFYDALGQKYPSSLNLQPSNGSQFLANQSNSVTNIGDGMELLAQNIFIDNESVLQFRRGLEEATKFLPRGNQLVVGLGTSMVSPDWKGEDQKVEIKGEKGRENSPDGLSVRKNHEREDVEVEEGKSNKKSAVYVEESELTEMFEKLFVSTEAIFLPHDNNNNETVQNEASKASQPNAQPQGVSGGKSRAKKQDKKKETVDLSTLLIQCAQAVSTCDIRTANELLKQIRQHCSPYGDGSQRLAHFFANGLEARLAGTGTGTQIFYSSLISKRISAFEMLKAYNVSLSAIPFKRISLFFANKMINKVAEKATRLHIIDFGVEYGFHWPLLIHMLSKRVGGPPKLRITGIEIPQPGFRPTESIEETGRRLAKYCERFDVPFEYHALASQNWETIQIEDLKIDRNEVLVVNCWYRFKNVLDETVEETVEETSPRDAILNLIRRINPNIFVHSIINGSYGSPFFVTRFREALYHFSALYDIFDVTLPRVRENQERLMFEREVLGREAMNVLACEGLQRVERPETYKQWQVRTIRAGFRQLPLDREVMTLFKSKMMKCYHKDFVLDEDNHWMLQGWKGRIVYASSCWVPN